TCCATCCCTGCCTCGCGACCGACCGCCGAAATGGCAGCGGCGATGCTGCCGAGCGAGGTGCTGCTACGAAGAAGATAGGCACCATTGCCATACAGCGCGATCGTGCCTTGGCCACCACGCAGGATGTTCCGCTCGTAGCCGTCCGGGATGACGATCACCGCGTCCGCGTGGCGAGATTGCACCCATCCGTAAGCCTCTCGAGGAGACGATAGGGAGGCGATGAGCTCGGCCTGCTGAAGGGCCGGGAGCTTCATCAGGAGCGAGCGGCTCGAACCGGTATGGTCGAGATCGACAACGACGATGGGCAGTCGCCTCGGCACCTCGCCGGAATAAGCGGCCGGGTAGAAGAACGAATAGATGATGGCCGATCCGATCAGCAGCAGGAGCGCGGATCGGTCCGAGAGGATGGCACGGAACGTGCCGAGGAAGGCGTTGCGTATCACCGGCGGCCCCAGGTTTCCGGCTGCTTCGCCGCGGCAAGGTAGCGCGGCAGTCCGACGGCAAGACCGACGATCACGAATGGTAGCATGACGATGATCTGTCGCAGTGACACTGATGCCGCCGAACCCATGATCCACTGCTCCGAAAGCAGCTTGGCAAAGGAAGAATAAGGAAGCAGCGCGCTCCATACCCGAGCAAAGCCGGAGGCGGACTCGACCGGGAATACCGCCCCGGCGAACGCGAAGGAGGCTCCCGCGTAGAGGCCAGCCGCCGAAAGCGCGCTGCTCATCGTTAGAGTAAGACCGACGAATAGAAGCCCGACACCGACATATGCCATGTACATCACCGCATAGCCGGCGCCGATCAGCAGCGGGCTGCCCGCGATCGGCCAGCCTCGCAGACCAGCCAGATAGGCGATCGCTGCGATCCCCCAGCCCATGAAGATGAGGACGTAGAGCAGCAATTTGCCGCAAACGGCCCAGGCCGCCTCGCGTCGCGAGCAGTCTGCAAGCCAGTCCCCGATCGTTCCGTCGCGAAGCTCCCGCCCGAGCGCGCCGGTGATCGCCACCATGAAGATCAGATGCAGCAATGCGGGATGAAGCAGCGCCACCAGCTGAATTTCGTAGCTGCCCTGCGGATTGAAGAGAACGGTCGAGCGTACCGCGATGGGTGGCCTGCGAACCCTCCCAGGCCCCAGCACGGCCGCGCTCTGCTGCGACGCAAGCGAGCTGGCATAGCCTTGCACGACGCTGCCGACTTCGCGGATGACGGACCCGGCCGGTGTCGAGTAGCTGGCATTGTAGAGCGCAATGACCTGAGCCGTGCCGCCGCGGAGTACCTCTCTGCTTGTGTCCCGATCGATGAGGACAATTGCATAGGCCTGTCGGGCGCGCACGGCGTTTTCCGCCATCGACAGGTCGGGTGCTATTTCGAGAACGGCCAAGCCGGGCGCCGCATCGAGACGGCGGGTCAACTCGCGGGCGATGCCGCCGCCGTCGCGATCGACCACGACGATTGGGAGGTCGCGCATGGCCCCGGCCGACATCTGGATGGCGACCGTGGCGAGAAGGATCAACGGGATCCATGTCACGAGCGACAGGTCCCAGAAGCTCTTTCGCAGGAAGCCGGCCTCCCGCCGAAAGCCGCCGACCAGCGCGGGCGGGATCATTGCGGCCAGTCGAACAGGACCGTCATACCGGGACGCAGCCCGTCGATGGGACGGGATGGCAGGGCGCGGACCTCGAAGCTCTTGACGTCGAACCCGCTGGACTGGCGGGTCGCGCGCCAGGTCGCGAACTCGCCCGCCGGCGCCAGGTACGACACGCGGAACGTCACCCGCCTGTTCGCAAGCGCAGGTATCGTTCCGACGATCTGCCGGCCTCGTGCGAGCCCGTCGAGCTGATCCTCGCGGACGTTCAGCGTGACCCAAGCGTTTTCGACGTCGGTCAGCATGAAGACCGGAAAGCCCTGCGGCACGAGTTCGCCTGGTTGAGCCATCCGCTTCCCGACTTCCCCAGCAGATGGCGCGACCACGCGCGTCTCGGCGGCGGCGGCCTGCACCTCGGCCACCGCGCCGCGCGCCTGCTGGACCTGACCGCCAGCGGCGGCCTTGTCCTGAGGGCGGGCTCCCGCCAGGGCCTGATCGTATTGCGCCCTCGCTGCCTTCGCAGCCTCCGTCGAAGCGATGGCGTTCGTCCGCGCCTCGTCCGCCTTCTGACCGGCGACGACGCCCTGGGCGAACAAGCGTTGCGTGCGGTTGCTGGTATCCTGCGCCAGATTCGCTGCCGCCTGTGCACGCCGCCATTGCGCCTCGGCCGCCCGGATGTCCTCGCTGCGCGCGCCGGCCTCGGCCTTGTCCTGCGTTGCCTGCGCGGCCTCCAGCGCCCCGCCGGCCTGCTGCTGCTTGGCGGCGACTTCGGGGCTGGAGATCGTGTAGAGTAGCTGCCCTTGCCGGACGGGCTGTCCTTCCTCCACGCCGAACGATGCGATCCGTCCCGTGACCTTGCTCGTGACGCGGATCTCGCGCGCGTCTACCATGCCTTGCAGCTGACCAGGCACGGGACGGTAGCTGAGCCAGAGTCCGACGCCCAGCAGGGCAGCGACCACGAGAGCGACAACGACCAGTTTGCCGCGGGGTGGCCTTGTCGTCCCCCCGCCGTCGTGCATTTCGTTTTCAGTTGCGGCGTTCATGGAATTACCTTGTCGGCTTTGGCGACGTATGCGGCCATCTCATCCATTTGCCCGCTGACGTTCAGAAGCTGGGCAAGTGCCTGTACATATTCGTTGGCCGCCTGCGCGCGCTGGATGCGCGATCGCCCCAGCGAAAGCTGCGCGTCGATGACGTCCAGCGATGTCGCCTGCTGTTCCCGATAGGATAGGGTCTGAAGCCGCAGATTCTCGATAGATGAAGCGAGGGAGGTATCGAGAAGCAGATACCGCTTTCGCGCCGCCTCGACGTCGTTCCACGCCTTCGTCACACCGATCTCGATCTGCGTGCGGCCTTCGCGCAGACCGGCGCGCGCCTGTTCCGCCGTCGCCCGTGCCGCATCGACCGCCTGTCGGCGCCCAAGACCCCCGGCGAGCTTATAGCGCAAGCCAACACCCACTGCCCAATCCGGGTCCGTGAGGAGGGTGTCGCGCCGGTCGAAATTATACTGGCCGAAGCCGTAGACGGTCGGGCGCTGCTTCGCCTGCTGGATCAGGACGCCGGCCTTCGCCTGGTCCTCCAGCGACGACAGCCGCTCGAGTTGAGGATGTGAGGCTAGGGCCGCGGCCTTGAACGTGTCGAGCGGCGGCAGTGGACGCGAGATGACGAAGAGCGGCGTTGACGGCCTCACTCCTGCGGGTTCGCGCAGCAGCCCCGCAAGCGCCGCATTCGCCGTCTGGAGGTCAGCGATCGCCTTCTCATATTCCGCCCGTGCGTCGTCGCGTGCCACCTCTGCCTGAAGGCGTTGCGCCCGGCTGATGAAGCGCGCTTCCTCGAGCTTGACGGCGTCTGCGACGTGACGGTCGAGCCCATCGAGCACGTCGCGGCGCACGCCCAGCGCTCGCTCGGCTAGCTGCTGGCCGAAATAGGCCCGCACCAGTTGCACGAGCTGATCGTTGGCGGTGATGGCCCGGTCGGCCTGCGCCTGCGCCACCTGTGCCCGCGCACCAGCCTGCGTCCCCGAAATCTGCCCTCCGGTGTAGATCGGGAGGGTCGTCGAAGCGATGGGGCGCGTACTTTGCCTTCTAACTTGAAACCGCAGCGGGTCAGGGATGCCG
This window of the Sphingomonas sp. FARSPH genome carries:
- a CDS encoding ABC transporter permease gives rise to the protein MIPPALVGGFRREAGFLRKSFWDLSLVTWIPLILLATVAIQMSAGAMRDLPIVVVDRDGGGIARELTRRLDAAPGLAVLEIAPDLSMAENAVRARQAYAIVLIDRDTSREVLRGGTAQVIALYNASYSTPAGSVIREVGSVVQGYASSLASQQSAAVLGPGRVRRPPIAVRSTVLFNPQGSYEIQLVALLHPALLHLIFMVAITGALGRELRDGTIGDWLADCSRREAAWAVCGKLLLYVLIFMGWGIAAIAYLAGLRGWPIAGSPLLIGAGYAVMYMAYVGVGLLFVGLTLTMSSALSAAGLYAGASFAFAGAVFPVESASGFARVWSALLPYSSFAKLLSEQWIMGSAASVSLRQIIVMLPFVIVGLAVGLPRYLAAAKQPETWGRR
- a CDS encoding HlyD family secretion protein translates to MNAATENEMHDGGGTTRPPRGKLVVVALVVAALLGVGLWLSYRPVPGQLQGMVDAREIRVTSKVTGRIASFGVEEGQPVRQGQLLYTISSPEVAAKQQQAGGALEAAQATQDKAEAGARSEDIRAAEAQWRRAQAAANLAQDTSNRTQRLFAQGVVAGQKADEARTNAIASTEAAKAARAQYDQALAGARPQDKAAAGGQVQQARGAVAEVQAAAAETRVVAPSAGEVGKRMAQPGELVPQGFPVFMLTDVENAWVTLNVREDQLDGLARGRQIVGTIPALANRRVTFRVSYLAPAGEFATWRATRQSSGFDVKSFEVRALPSRPIDGLRPGMTVLFDWPQ
- a CDS encoding TolC family protein, with translation MMSLRSIAIIGAAVATAHAASAQNIGPSSPAVLTYARAQEQLLDRSDAIAASDANVRSKEAQEGATRTLRRPDVDLEAQLLDYQKTLYLPLGSLAPVAEGFGIPDPLRFQVRRQSTRPIASTTLPIYTGGQISGTQAGARAQVAQAQADRAITANDQLVQLVRAYFGQQLAERALGVRRDVLDGLDRHVADAVKLEEARFISRAQRLQAEVARDDARAEYEKAIADLQTANAALAGLLREPAGVRPSTPLFVISRPLPPLDTFKAAALASHPQLERLSSLEDQAKAGVLIQQAKQRPTVYGFGQYNFDRRDTLLTDPDWAVGVGLRYKLAGGLGRRQAVDAARATAEQARAGLREGRTQIEIGVTKAWNDVEAARKRYLLLDTSLASSIENLRLQTLSYREQQATSLDVIDAQLSLGRSRIQRAQAANEYVQALAQLLNVSGQMDEMAAYVAKADKVIP